The nucleotide window AGGTTCATGATGCCAAGGGCATGGCTAAAGAAGGAGACAATGTTTTATTCCAAGAATGCAGGCCTTTATCAAAAGATAAAAGATGGCGATTAATAGAAATTATTAAATAATAAATAATATATGATTCAAGTAGAATCAAAACTTAAAGTTATTGACAACTCGGGTGCAAAAATTATTATGTGCATCAAGGTTTTGGGTGGATACAAAAGAAGATATGCCAGAGTTGGAGATATGATTACAGCTAGTGTAAAAAAAGCAACTCCTCATACTTTGACAAAAAAAGGGGAAGTTGTTTATGCTGTTATTGTCAGAACAAAAGCCCCTGTTAAAAGAAAAGATGGCACTTATGTTAGATTTGATGACAATGCTGCTGTAATTATTGATAAAAAAACAAAATTACCAAAAGGCAATAGAATTTTTAGTGTAGTCTCTAGAGAGTTAAGAGCCAAAGGTTATCTTAAAATTATTTCATTATCTCCAGAAGTATTATGAAAATTAAAAAAAATGATATAGTTAAAATTTTATCAGGCAAAGACAAGGGCAAGCAAGGCAAGGTGCTAAGAGTTTTGCCTGCTCAAAATAAAATTGTTATTGAAGGATTAAACTTAAGTGTTAAGCATGTTCGTCCTAAAAAAGCAGAAGAAAAAGGGCAAAGAATAAAAATGGCCATGCCCTTAAGTCTTTCTAATGTTACTTTAATTTGCCCTAGATGTAAAAAAACAGTTAGAGTGGGATATAAAGTTTTAAAAAATGGCAATAAGAGAAGGTTTTGTAGAAAATGTAAAGATGTATTTAAATAATTTTTTCATATGACTTTAAAAGAAAAATATCAAAAAAAGATAATTCCTGAGCTTGTAAAAATTTTTAATTTAAGTAATAAATTAATGGCCCCCAAAATTCTTAAAATTACTGTTAATGTTGGGATTAATTTGGATATTTCAAAGAAAAATTCTAAATACATAGAGATAGTAGAAGATACAATAAAGCAAATAACAGGCCAGATTCCAGTGAAAGTTTTTGCTAAAAAAGCTATAGCAGGATTTAAAATAAGGCAAACAAATATTGTTGGAGTCAAGACTGTGTTGCGTTCTAATAAAATGTATGATTTTTTAGAAAAATTTATTAAAATTACTTTGCCAAGAACAAGAGATTTTAGAGGAGTAAGAATAACAAGTATTGATAATGGAGGGAATTTATCTGTTGGCATTATAGACCAAGTAGTGTTTCCCGAGATAATTCCTGAAAACATTCAAAGATCTCACGGGCTTCAAGTTGTTATTACAACTAGTGCGCCTAACAAAGAGCAGGCAATTGCATTATTTAAATTATTAGGGATTCCATTTAGAGAAAATAAATAATTATTTTTATGGCTACTAAAGCGCAAATAATTAAATCAATCAAGAAACCAAAATATTCCAGCAGGCTTGTTCGTCGTTGTTGGAGATGCGGAAGGAGGCATGGATATATGAGGGAGTTCGCCCTTTGCCGTATTTGTTTTAGAGAATTAGTAAATAAAGGAGTAATTCCAGGA belongs to Patescibacteria group bacterium and includes:
- the rplN gene encoding 50S ribosomal protein L14, which produces MIQVESKLKVIDNSGAKIIMCIKVLGGYKRRYARVGDMITASVKKATPHTLTKKGEVVYAVIVRTKAPVKRKDGTYVRFDDNAAVIIDKKTKLPKGNRIFSVVSRELRAKGYLKIISLSPEVL
- a CDS encoding 50S ribosomal protein L24, with product MKIKKNDIVKILSGKDKGKQGKVLRVLPAQNKIVIEGLNLSVKHVRPKKAEEKGQRIKMAMPLSLSNVTLICPRCKKTVRVGYKVLKNGNKRRFCRKCKDVFK
- the rplE gene encoding 50S ribosomal protein L5, whose protein sequence is MTLKEKYQKKIIPELVKIFNLSNKLMAPKILKITVNVGINLDISKKNSKYIEIVEDTIKQITGQIPVKVFAKKAIAGFKIRQTNIVGVKTVLRSNKMYDFLEKFIKITLPRTRDFRGVRITSIDNGGNLSVGIIDQVVFPEIIPENIQRSHGLQVVITTSAPNKEQAIALFKLLGIPFRENK
- a CDS encoding type Z 30S ribosomal protein S14; this translates as MATKAQIIKSIKKPKYSSRLVRRCWRCGRRHGYMREFALCRICFRELVNKGVIPGIRKSSW